One Dioscorea cayenensis subsp. rotundata cultivar TDr96_F1 chromosome 17, TDr96_F1_v2_PseudoChromosome.rev07_lg8_w22 25.fasta, whole genome shotgun sequence DNA window includes the following coding sequences:
- the LOC120280052 gene encoding deSI-like protein At4g17486 isoform X1 translates to MGSLFSSSSRSSVEALGGTPVVLNVYDLTPLNNYMYWFGLGIFHSGIEIHGLEYGFGAHDFPVTGVFEVEPKNCPGFVYRRSITLGCISLSPSETHTFMEQLASDYHGDTYHLISKNCNHFTNDVSSKLIGKPIPGWVNRLARLGAMCNCLLPESLQLPAVKQIHDYHAFSEDGSESFSIITADETDQDRCLLSSSSGAEVTFVKESLK, encoded by the exons ATGGGGTCCCTCTTCTCTTCCAGCTCGCGTTCTTCCGTTGAAGCCCTCGGTGGCACGCCGGTGGTGCTCAATGTCTACGATCTCACTCCTTTGAACAACTACATGTACTGGTTCGGCCTCGGTATCTTTCATTCGGGGATTGAAA TTCATGGATTGGAATATGGTTTTGGAGCCCATGATTTCCCAGTTACAGGAGTGTTTGAGGTGGAGCCAAAGAACTGTCCAGGCTTTGTCTACAGGCGCTCCATCACATTGGGTTGTATTAGTTTGTCTCCTTCCGAAACACATACATTCATGGAGCAATTGGCCTCCGACTATCATGGCGATACATATCACCTTATCTCCAAAAACTGCAATCATTTTACAAATGATGTAAGCTCAAAATTAATAGGCAAACCAATTCCTGGATGGGTCAACCGGCTTGCTCGCTTAG GTGCAATGTGCAACTGTCTTCTACCTGAAAGCCTTCAGTTACCAGCAGTTAAACAGATACATGACTACCATGCATTCTCAG AAGATGGATCTGAATCTTTCTCAATCATCACTGCTGATGAAACGGATCAGGATAGATGTCTTCTCTCATCATCTTCAGGTGCTGAGGTTACCTTTGTGAAGGAAAGCCTTAAATGA
- the LOC120280052 gene encoding deSI-like protein At4g17486 isoform X2 yields the protein MGSLFSSSSRSSVEALGGTPVVLNVYDLTPLNNYMYWFGLGIFHSGIEIHGLEYGFGAHDFPVTGVFEVEPKNCPGFVYRRSITLGCISLSPSETHTFMEQLASDYHGDTYHLISKNCNHFTNDVSSKLIGKPIPGWVNRLARLGAMCNCLLPESLQLPAVKQIHDYHAFSDGSESFSIITADETDQDRCLLSSSSGAEVTFVKESLK from the exons ATGGGGTCCCTCTTCTCTTCCAGCTCGCGTTCTTCCGTTGAAGCCCTCGGTGGCACGCCGGTGGTGCTCAATGTCTACGATCTCACTCCTTTGAACAACTACATGTACTGGTTCGGCCTCGGTATCTTTCATTCGGGGATTGAAA TTCATGGATTGGAATATGGTTTTGGAGCCCATGATTTCCCAGTTACAGGAGTGTTTGAGGTGGAGCCAAAGAACTGTCCAGGCTTTGTCTACAGGCGCTCCATCACATTGGGTTGTATTAGTTTGTCTCCTTCCGAAACACATACATTCATGGAGCAATTGGCCTCCGACTATCATGGCGATACATATCACCTTATCTCCAAAAACTGCAATCATTTTACAAATGATGTAAGCTCAAAATTAATAGGCAAACCAATTCCTGGATGGGTCAACCGGCTTGCTCGCTTAG GTGCAATGTGCAACTGTCTTCTACCTGAAAGCCTTCAGTTACCAGCAGTTAAACAGATACATGACTACCATGCATTCTCAG ATGGATCTGAATCTTTCTCAATCATCACTGCTGATGAAACGGATCAGGATAGATGTCTTCTCTCATCATCTTCAGGTGCTGAGGTTACCTTTGTGAAGGAAAGCCTTAAATGA
- the LOC120280968 gene encoding LOW QUALITY PROTEIN: mitochondrial-processing peptidase subunit alpha-like (The sequence of the model RefSeq protein was modified relative to this genomic sequence to represent the inferred CDS: deleted 2 bases in 2 codons) encodes MYRAAASLNAFKRHAGDTRVCGPAARFASTSIAKRSSGGFFSWLTGEKSSQLPALDFPLPGVTLPPPLPDHVEPGKTKITTLPNGAKIASETSPNPAASIGVYVDCGSIYETPALFGASHLLERMAFKSTTNRSHLRIVREVEAIGGNVSASASREQMGYTYDALKTYMPEMVEVLIDCVRNPAFLDWEVNEQLQKLKAEIGEAANNPQGLLLEALHSAGYSGALANPLVAPESAINRLNSNILEEFVAENYTASRIVLAASGVDHDELVSIAEPLLSDLPKVARVMEPMSVYVGGEYRCQADSGKTHLAIAFEVPGGWLNEKDAMTLTVLQMLMGGGGSFSAGGPGKGMHSRLYRRVLNEFQQIESYSAFNSIYNYTGIFGIHATTGPDFVNKAVDLAARELVAVATPGQVEQVELDRAKASTKSAVLMNLESRMVASEDIGRQILTYGERKPIEHFLKMLDEITLKDIASLAEKLISSPLTMASWGDVIHVPSYESVSGKFRSR; translated from the exons ATGTACCGAGCTGCAGCTTCTCTCAACGCTTTCAAG CGCCATGCAGGCGATACCAGGGTGTGTGGCCCTGCTGCTCGATTTGCCAGCACAAGCATTGCAAAAAGGTCCTCTGGTGGATTCTTCAGTTGGCTCACAGGAGAGAAGTCCAGTCAGCTTCCTGCCTTAGATTTTCCTCTTCCAGGTGTTACCCTCCCTCCTCCGCTTCCTGATCATGTAGAGCCAGGAAAGACAAAGATCACAACTCTTCCAAATGGTGCCAAGATCGCCTCAGAAACATCACCA AATCCTGCTGCGTCAATAGGAGTATATGTTGACTGTGGTTCAATATATGAAACTCCTGCT CTTTTTGGGGCCTCTCATCTGTTGGAGAGAATGGCCTTCAAGAGCACAACAAACAGGAGTCATCTGCGGATTGTGCGCGAAGTAGAAGCTATTGGAGGCAATGTTAGTGCATCTGCCTCTCGCGAACAGATGGGTTATACTTATGATGCTCTTAAAACATACATGCCTGAGATGGTAGAGGTGCTTATTGACTGTGTCAGGAATCCTGCCTTCCTTGATTGGGAAGTCAATGAGCAG CTTCAGAAACTGAAGGCAGAGATTGGAGAAGCTGCAAACAATCCTCAGGGTTTGCTCTTAGAGGCTCTTCATTCTGCTGGGTACTCTGGTGCACTGGCAAATCCTCTGGTTGCTCCAGAATCTGCAATTAATAGATTAAATAGTAACATTTTGGAGGAATTTGTTGCT GAGAACTACACTGCTTCCCGCATTGTGCTAGCAGCATCTGGCGTGGACCATGATGAGTTAGTTTCAATAGCTGAGCCTCTTTTGTCTGATCTTCCCAAGGTCGCTCGTGTTATGGAGCCAATGTCCGTGTATGTTGGAGGTGAATATAGATGCCAGGCGGATTCGGGG AAGACGCATCTCGCCATTGCTTTTGAGGTTCCTGGTGGTTGGCTTAATGAGAAGGATGCCATGACCCTTACTGTTCTTCag ATGCTTATGGGAGGTGGTGGCTCTTTTTCTGCTGGAGGCCCGGGCAAAGGGATGCATTCTCGGCTAT ATAGGCGGGTCTTGAATGAGTTCCAACAGATTGAGTCTTACTCTGCTTTCAATAGTATCTACAACTATACAGGCATT TTTGGAATTCATGCAACTACG GGTCCAGATTTTGTTAATAAAGCTGTTGATTTGGCAGCTAGAGAACTTGTTGCAGTTGCAACTCCTGGCCAAG TTGAACAGGTAGAACTTGACCGTGCCAAAGCATCAACCAAGTCTGCAGTTTTGATGAACCTCGAATCAAGA ATGGTAGCATCAGAAGATATTGGGCGCCAAATCTTGACATATGGCGAGAG GAAACCTATCGAACATTTCTTGAAAATGTTAGATGAAATTACACTGAAAGATATTGCATCACTTGCAGAGAAGTTAATTTCATCCCCGCTCACAATGGCTTCTTGGGGAGATG TTATCCATGTTCCCAGTTATGAATCTGTTAGCGGGAAGTTCCGATCAAGGTAA
- the LOC120281222 gene encoding LOW QUALITY PROTEIN: NAC domain-containing protein 75-like (The sequence of the model RefSeq protein was modified relative to this genomic sequence to represent the inferred CDS: deleted 3 bases in 2 codons), whose product MMNRKASVSTADLIDAKLEEHQICGSMQCPSCGHKLDRKPNWVGLPAGVKFDPTDQELIEHLESKVLSEDTATKVILLIDEFIPTIEGEDGICYTHPEKLPGVTRDGLSKHFFHRPSKAYTTGTRKRRKIQNECDLQKGETRWHKTGKTRPVMVNGKQKGCKKILVLYTNFGKHRKPEKTNWVMHQYHLGELEEEKEGELVVSKIFYQTQPRQCHLKTDNLVFDEVEEQQREAAFHVSRPSNPISTVIPPTPLHQTSIVLDDPFRMSFQQQQHQRMIERSGSGLEDVIMGCTSTENKGESSMQQSQETEWLKVTHLIGYLTILITMDSSRKE is encoded by the exons ATGATGAATAGAAAAGCATCAGTAAGCACTGCAGATCTCATAGATGCAAAGCTTGAAGAACACCAAATATGTGGATCCATGCAGTGCCCTAGTTGTGGTCACAAACTAGATCGAAAACCG AACTGGGTTGGTCTACCAGCAGGAGTTAAATTTGATCCAACAGATCAAGAGTTGATAGAACATTTGGAATCCAAAGTTTTATCAGAAGACACTGCAACAAAAGTC ATCCTTTTGATTGATGAATTCATACCTACAATTGAAGGAGAAGATGGGATTTGTTATACCCACCCT GAGAAACTTCCTG gggtTACAAGAGATGGTCTTAGCAAACACTTCTTTCATAGGCCATCAAAAGCATACACAACAGGAACAAGAAAAAGGAGGAAAATTCAGAATGAATGTGATCTTCAGAAGGGTGAAACAAGATGGCATAAAACTGGCAAAACAAGGCCAGTAATGGTGAATGGAAAACAGAAAGGCTGTAAAAAGATTCTGGTTTTGTATACAAACTTTGGGAAACATAGAAAACCTGAGAAGACTAATTGGGTGATGCATCAGTATCATTTAGGTGAACttgaagaggagaaggaagGAGAGCTTGTTGTTTCTAAGATTTTTTATCAAACTCAACCCAGGCAATGTCATTTGAAGACCGATAATTTAGTCTTCGATGAG gtTGAAGAACAACAACGGGAAGCAGCATTTCATGTTAGCCGACCGAGTAATCCAATCTCGACTGTCATTCCTCCCACCCCACTTCATCAGACATCGATTGTTCTCGACGATCCTTTTAGAATGTCATTTCAG CAACAGCAACATCAGAGAATGATAGAAAGGTCTGGTTCTGGTTTAGAGGATGTGATTATGGGTTGCACTTCAACTGAAAATAAAGGA GAATCATCAATGCAACAATCTCAGGAAACAGAATGGTTAAAAGTCACTCATCTTATTGGTTACCTGACAATCCTGATCACCATGGATAGCAGCAGGAAGGAGTAA
- the LOC120281329 gene encoding 3-ketoacyl-CoA synthase 17-like: MEHLSMIEGFDQESLSFLSKVTSSSGLGEETYFPPSLRHLPPRTDHKNCIQEAHMLFFPILQDLFSKTRISPQEIDILVLNCSAFCSSPSLSSIIVNRFAMRDNVKTFNLSGMGCSAGVISIDIARTLLQLNRGSFALIISTEVLSTGWYSGKDQRKLLLNCVFRSGSAAVLLTNKKP, encoded by the exons ATGGAACATCTTTCCATGAttgaaggctttgaccaagagAGCTTATCCTTCTTGTCTAAAGTCACCTCTTCTTCTGGCCTTGGAGAAGAAACCTACTTCCCTCCTTCACTCCGTCACCTTCCTCCAAGAACTGACCATAAGAACTGCATTCAAGAAGCTCATATGCTCTTCTTCCCCATCCTTCAAGACTTGTTCTCTAAAACCAGGATATCTCCTCAAGAAATAGACATCCTTGTGCTTAACTGCAGTGCCTTCTGTTCCTCTCCCTCACTCTCCTCCATCATTGTCAACCGTTTTGCAATGCGAGATAATGTGAAGACCTTCAACCTCTCCGGCATGGGCTGCAGCGCCGGTGTAATCAGCATTGACATTGCAAGAACTCTCCTCCAACTCAACCGTGGATCATTCGCTCTGATAATCAGCACTGAAGTTCTTTCCACTGGTTGGTACTCCGGCAAAGATCAACGTAAGCTTCTGCTCAACTGTGTCTTCCGTTCCGGCAGTGCTGCCGTGCTTCTCACCAACAAAAAG CCATAA